One segment of Solanum lycopersicum chromosome 1, SLM_r2.1 DNA contains the following:
- the DEM2 gene encoding Dem2 protein, giving the protein MGASHSREGLELSDESDYEDEEGSSRTESEEQYEDAADDHASMRTPQVSNRNLDELDSKLKALKLKYGSPVTPTNLRNAVKLYLHVGGNTPKAKWIISQKLTNYEFVKTLKIGGDDEDDYGSSSGGDEGFWVLKVGKKIKVRVSTDMQLKMFGDQRRVDFVDNGVWALKFFVDDEYRNFITKFQDCLFENVYGMEATEANKVKIYGKEFIGWLKPEESDDAMWEDADSGVWKGSGKSPMTPARDRQDLLEEFEEAATGGGIQSLALGALDNSFLVNDSGVQVVKNFSHGIHGKGVYVKFDEKDKWSGGSTPKKALLMRGETNMMLMSPFKEGKPRSTGLHQLDIETGKVVTEWKFEKDGTDITMKDITNDTKGSQLDPSESTFLGLDDNRLCQWDMRDKKGIVQTLANTSSPVLNWTQGHQFSRGTNFQCFATTGDGSIVVGSLDGKIRLYSKTSMRQAKTAFPGLGSPITHVDVTYDGKWILGTTDTYLILICTLFTDKAGKTKTGFTGRMGNKIPAPRLLKLTPVDAHIAGANNEFHGGHFSWVTESGKQERHLVAAVGKFSVIWNFQQVKDSAHRCYQNQQGLKSCYCYKIVPKDESIIESRFMHDKYAVSDSPEAPLVVATPMKVTSISMSGKRR; this is encoded by the exons ATGGGAGCTTCTCACAGTCGCGAAGGTCTAGAACTTTCCGATGAATCGGATTACGAGGACGAAGAGGGAAGTAGCAGAACAGAAAGTGAAGAACAGTATGAAGACGCCGCTGACGATCATGCTTCGATGAGGACTCCACAGGTGAGTAACAGAAACCTTGATGAATTGGATTCCAAACTGAAAGCGCTAAAACTTAAGTATGGTTCGCCGGTGACGCCGACTAATCTAAGAAATGCGGTGAAGTTGTACTTGCATGTTGGCGGTAATACGCCGAAAGCGAAATGGATAATCTCGCAGAAGCTGACTAACTATGAGTTTGTTAAAACACTGAAAATCGGAGGTGATGATGAAGACGATTACGGATCGTCAAGTGGAGGAGATGAGGGCTTTTGGGTTTTGAAGGTGGGGAAGAAGATTAAGGTTAGGGTTTCGACTGATATGCAGCTGAAGATGTTTGGAGATCAGAGGAGGGTTGATTTTGTGGATAACGGAGTATGGGCTTTGAAGTTTTTTGTGGATGACGAGTATAGGAATTTCATTACCAAGTTCCAGGACTGCTTATTTGAGAATGTGTATGGAATGGAGGCTACGGAGGCTAACAAAGTGAAGATTTATGGGAAGGAGTTTATTGGGTGGTTAAAACCTGAGGAATCAGATGATGCAATGTGGGAAGATGCGGATTCTGGAGTCTGGAAGGGTAGTGGAAAGAGTCCCATGACACCGGCTAGGGATAGGCAAGATTTGCTGGAGGAATTTGAGGAAGCTGCTACTGGTGGAGGAATACAGAGTTTGGCATTAGGGGCTTTAGATAATAGTTTTCTTGTGAATGATTCAGGAGTTCAAGTTGTGAAAAATTTCAGCCACGGAATCCACGGGAAGggtgtttatgtgaaatttGATGAGAAGGATAAGTGGTCCGGAGGCTCAACTCCCAAAAAGGCTCTTTTGATGCGTGGAGAAACCAATATGATGCTAATGAGTCCTTTTAAGGAAGGGAAGCCCCGTTCAACTGGACTTCACCAATTGGATATCGAGACTGGTAAAGTTGTTACTGAATGGAAGTTTGAGAAGGACGGGACTGATATTACCATGAAGGATATAACAAATGATACCAAAGGGTCACAGTTGGATCCTTCTGAATCGACATTTTTGGGTTTGGATGATAACCGGCTGTGTCAGTGGGACATGCGTGATAAGAAGGGAATTGTTCAGACATTAGCAAATACGAGTTCTCCAGTGTTGAATTGGACTCAGGGGCATCAGTTTTCAAGAGGAACGAATTTTCAGTGCTTTGCCACGACTGGTGATGGCTCCATTGTAGTTGGATCACTTGATGGGAAGATTCGCTTGTACTCGAAGACCTCTATGAGGCAAGCAAAGACTGCATTCCCTGGCCTTGGCTCTCCAATTACACATGTTGATGTTACTTACGATGGCAAATGGATACTGGGCACGACTGATACATATTTGATCTTAATATGCACTTTGTTTACGGATAAAGCTGGGAAGACCAAAACTGGTTTTACTGGTCGAATGGGAAATAAAATCCCAGCTCCAAGATTATTAAAGCTGACTCCTGTGGATGCGCATATAGCTGGGGCAAACAACGAGTTCCATGGTGGACATTTCTCTTGG GTTACTGAAAGTGGAAAACAAGAACGCCATTTGGTTGCAGCAGTAGGCAAATTTAGCGTGATATGGAATTTCCAACAGGTGAAGGACAGTGCTCATCGTTGCTATCAGAATCAGCAAGGCCTGAAGAGTTGTTATTGTTACAAGATAGTGCCCAAGGATGAATCCATTATTGAGAGTCGTTTCATGCATGACAAGTATGCTGTCAGTGACTCACCGGAGGCTCCCCTGGTTGTAGCAACGCCAATGAAAGTTACTTCCATCAGCATGTCAGGCAAGAGGCGTTGA